The following proteins are co-located in the Sandaracinaceae bacterium genome:
- a CDS encoding DNA primase produces MRIPEETIAEIRERADLVTIIGGYVRLKKSGSNFTGLCPFHNERSPSFNVNPARRMYKCFGCGAAGDVFRFVMQLEGRPFPEVARELAERTGVELPVLDQAEERAYQQRRAEGERLSAIMDDATGFFMDQVGAHPLGSMAREAIEARGVTTATATHFRLGYAPHGWSGLADHLHKRGHDMRAVEALGLVGRRRSGDGYYDRFRHRLMFPITNVHGRVIAFSGRELPPPPGAEPDDRPGAKYINSPEGPLYTKGEVLYGLFEGRVETRRKGWIIICEGNFDLVALHQAGFENAVAPMGTAFTDTHAKLIRRYAERAVLLFDGDAAGKKATRAVGELLLDQGVAAQVVTLPKGEDPDTFLRKPKGAEQLDERIKAAPALIQYLIDDAAAEGGGDPSRSAAAIGGLGPVLTKLSNPVEAQMWVEQVARRFGVADLEVVRRQLHQGVRASRQERRPRSEDTTGGAPPPRPRAPELPQIEADLMVALLDHPQLFVSEDATNFGELLTSPDLRAIFHASSAMFEAQASLDGPALLAELFGNPALTWLEDHLARQTMNESAARRMLGDGVRRLALRNIEAELPKVQRRILEARRTGDEALAAELTEELVALSRGAHKLKQQQSIKG; encoded by the coding sequence GTGAGGATTCCGGAAGAGACCATCGCCGAGATCCGCGAGCGCGCCGACCTGGTCACCATCATCGGCGGCTACGTCCGCCTGAAGAAGTCGGGCAGCAACTTCACCGGGCTGTGCCCGTTCCACAACGAGCGCTCGCCCTCGTTCAACGTCAACCCCGCGCGTCGCATGTACAAGTGCTTCGGCTGTGGGGCGGCGGGTGATGTCTTCCGCTTCGTGATGCAGCTGGAGGGGCGCCCCTTCCCCGAGGTGGCGCGTGAGCTGGCCGAGCGGACGGGGGTGGAGCTACCCGTGCTCGACCAAGCCGAAGAACGCGCCTATCAGCAGCGTCGGGCCGAGGGGGAACGGCTGAGCGCCATCATGGACGACGCCACGGGGTTCTTCATGGATCAGGTGGGCGCGCACCCGCTCGGTTCCATGGCGCGGGAGGCGATCGAGGCGCGCGGGGTCACGACGGCCACGGCGACCCACTTCCGCCTGGGGTACGCGCCACACGGCTGGAGCGGCCTCGCGGACCATCTGCACAAGCGCGGACACGACATGCGCGCGGTGGAGGCGCTGGGCCTGGTCGGGCGCCGGCGCAGTGGCGATGGCTACTACGACCGTTTCCGCCACCGCCTGATGTTCCCCATCACGAACGTCCATGGGCGGGTGATCGCGTTCAGCGGGCGCGAGCTGCCGCCACCGCCTGGGGCGGAGCCCGACGACCGGCCGGGCGCGAAGTACATCAACAGCCCCGAGGGTCCGCTCTACACCAAGGGAGAGGTGCTCTACGGCCTGTTCGAGGGGCGCGTGGAGACCCGCCGCAAGGGCTGGATCATCATCTGCGAGGGCAACTTCGACCTCGTGGCGCTGCACCAAGCGGGCTTCGAGAACGCGGTGGCGCCCATGGGCACAGCGTTCACGGACACGCACGCCAAGCTCATCCGACGCTATGCCGAGCGCGCGGTGCTGCTGTTCGACGGAGACGCCGCTGGCAAGAAGGCGACGCGCGCGGTGGGCGAGCTGTTGCTCGACCAAGGGGTCGCGGCCCAGGTGGTGACGCTGCCCAAGGGCGAGGATCCAGACACGTTCCTGCGCAAGCCCAAGGGCGCGGAGCAGCTCGATGAGCGTATCAAGGCTGCTCCAGCGCTCATCCAGTACCTCATCGACGACGCGGCCGCCGAAGGGGGCGGCGATCCGTCCCGCAGCGCGGCGGCCATCGGGGGACTCGGGCCCGTCCTCACCAAGCTCTCCAATCCAGTGGAGGCGCAAATGTGGGTGGAGCAGGTGGCGCGGCGCTTCGGTGTCGCGGACCTCGAGGTGGTGCGTCGCCAGCTGCACCAGGGCGTGCGCGCAAGCCGTCAAGAGCGCCGGCCGAGGTCCGAGGACACCACGGGAGGGGCCCCCCCGCCACGGCCGCGGGCTCCCGAGCTGCCCCAGATCGAGGCCGACCTGATGGTGGCCTTGCTGGACCATCCCCAACTTTTTGTCAGCGAAGACGCCACTAATTTCGGCGAGCTTTTGACGTCACCCGATCTTCGCGCCATCTTTCATGCCTCGTCGGCCATGTTCGAGGCACAGGCAAGCCTCGATGGTCCGGCCTTACTTGCAGAATTGTTCGGAAATCCCGCACTTACTTGGCTCGAAGATCATCTGGCTCGCCAGACGATGAACGAATCGGCGGCTCGTCGCATGCTGGGGGATGGCGTACGACGGCTGGCCCTGCGGAACATTGAGGCAGAGCTCCCGAAAGTCCAGAGACGAATCCTAGAAGCGCGGCGGACGGGCGATGAAGCACTCGCCGCGGAACTCACGGAAGAACTCGTCGCCCTCTCACGCGGGGCGCACAAGTTGAAGCAGCAGCAGAGCATCAAGGGGTGA
- a CDS encoding CPBP family intramembrane metalloprotease, protein MTPPSEAAPSSALREVLGVYALVWVATFALSQTAPVPVLGDHRGELVGLLFLAVAMTLGTRFGLERAGLTLGGLMLPATAPTPFEEATRPLSRHDVPDHAQPDGEPPHEADSPRPPRHDVLGLLDLAHGVRTALPSALRETGAALLVALVVFPPFVVGFYFYTEPLRPFAWEGVVGTPAQLLTWAELLLGQLLVVALPEEAFFRGYVQSRLAGAAHATDPRLRAPAVIVGQAVLFALVHLASVFHVVRLAVFFPGLLFGLIRAWRGGIGAALVFHALCNLLSEVLTRGWLS, encoded by the coding sequence ATGACCCCCCCTTCCGAGGCCGCCCCGTCGTCTGCGCTGCGCGAGGTGCTGGGCGTCTACGCGTTGGTGTGGGTGGCCACGTTCGCGCTGTCGCAGACCGCGCCTGTCCCGGTCTTGGGCGATCACCGCGGCGAGCTGGTGGGCCTGCTGTTCTTGGCGGTCGCGATGACCTTGGGCACACGCTTTGGGCTCGAACGCGCCGGGCTCACCTTGGGTGGGTTGATGCTGCCGGCGACCGCGCCCACCCCCTTCGAAGAAGCCACACGGCCACTCTCTCGACACGACGTCCCCGACCACGCGCAGCCTGACGGCGAGCCGCCCCACGAGGCCGACTCACCACGCCCGCCCCGCCATGACGTGCTGGGCTTGCTCGACCTGGCCCACGGAGTGCGTACCGCCCTGCCCTCCGCGCTGCGCGAGACGGGCGCGGCGTTGCTGGTCGCGCTGGTGGTGTTCCCCCCGTTCGTCGTGGGCTTCTATTTCTACACGGAGCCCCTCCGCCCGTTCGCGTGGGAGGGCGTGGTGGGCACGCCCGCGCAGCTGCTCACCTGGGCCGAGCTGCTCCTCGGTCAGCTGCTCGTGGTCGCCCTCCCCGAGGAGGCCTTCTTCCGAGGCTACGTGCAGTCGCGCCTCGCAGGCGCGGCCCATGCCACGGACCCCAGGTTGCGCGCTCCAGCGGTCATCGTGGGGCAGGCCGTGCTGTTCGCGCTGGTGCACCTGGCCTCGGTGTTCCACGTCGTGCGGCTCGCGGTGTTCTTTCCAGGACTACTCTTTGGCCTCATCCGCGCCTGGCGCGGCGGCATCGGCGCGGCGCTGGTGTTCCACGCGCTGTGCAACCTGCTGAGCGAGGTGCTAACCCGAGGCTGGCTGTCATGA
- a CDS encoding HAD family hydrolase, which translates to MTLRTAALFDMDKTLVPVNTGSLYVKWRFKRREARKRDLLRWAGWMAQYAAGVLDPVSISEKGLRALAGTDEAQFRRECLTWYYEEVAPLVTQAARREVELRRDEGHVLAVLSASTEYVTGPLARSLGIEHVLCTELEVGADGCFTGEAQLCYGGAKLARARQWAEAHGVDLGRSSFYTDSVSDLPVLEAVGEPRVINPDPRLRWAASQRGWPVATWR; encoded by the coding sequence ATGACGCTGCGCACCGCCGCCCTCTTCGACATGGACAAGACGCTGGTGCCCGTCAACACCGGCTCCCTGTACGTGAAGTGGCGGTTCAAGCGGCGCGAGGCGCGCAAGCGGGATCTCCTACGCTGGGCGGGCTGGATGGCGCAGTACGCGGCCGGCGTGCTGGACCCCGTCAGCATCAGCGAGAAGGGGCTGCGAGCCCTGGCCGGCACGGACGAGGCGCAGTTCCGTCGCGAGTGCCTCACCTGGTACTACGAGGAGGTGGCCCCGCTCGTCACGCAGGCCGCCCGCCGCGAGGTCGAGCTGCGCCGCGACGAAGGGCACGTGCTGGCCGTGCTCAGCGCCTCGACCGAGTACGTGACAGGACCGCTGGCACGGTCGCTGGGCATCGAGCACGTGCTGTGCACCGAGCTCGAGGTGGGCGCGGACGGCTGCTTCACCGGCGAGGCCCAGCTCTGCTACGGCGGCGCGAAGCTCGCGCGCGCACGGCAGTGGGCCGAGGCGCACGGGGTGGACCTCGGGCGCAGCAGCTTCTACACGGACAGCGTGAGCGACCTCCCCGTCCTCGAGGCCGTGGGGGAGCCACGCGTCATCAACCCGGATCCGCGCTTGCGCTGGGCCGCCTCACAACGAGGCTGGCCGGTCGCCACCTGGCGCTGA
- the nadC gene encoding carboxylating nicotinate-nucleotide diphosphorylase, with product MSDAPRPHLPPRHVLERIVQLALEEDLGRGDLTTEATVPPETMGAAAFNAREPLVFSGLAVIAEVFRQVDPSLVVTAQRTDGEPLAKGDTACVVRGSAASILRGERVALNFVQRMSGVATQARRYVDALPEGSRTRIADTRKTTPGLRALERYAVRCGGAHNHREDLSSAVLIKDNHIAAAGGVAAAIERARAYAPHTTRIECEVDTMVQLQVALDAGADVIMLDNFGDDAVRDAITLVAGRCLLEASGGITLARVHALGTLGVDVISVGALTHSAPAVDLGLDWSDA from the coding sequence ATGAGCGACGCACCGCGACCCCACCTGCCCCCTCGTCACGTCCTCGAGCGCATCGTGCAGCTGGCGCTGGAGGAAGACCTCGGGCGCGGCGACCTGACCACCGAGGCCACGGTGCCTCCGGAGACGATGGGCGCAGCGGCGTTCAACGCGCGTGAGCCGCTGGTGTTCAGCGGGCTCGCGGTCATCGCCGAGGTCTTCCGGCAGGTGGATCCCAGTCTGGTCGTCACGGCCCAGCGCACGGATGGTGAGCCTCTGGCGAAGGGCGACACGGCGTGCGTGGTGCGTGGATCGGCGGCGAGCATCCTGCGCGGTGAGCGCGTCGCGCTGAACTTCGTGCAGCGTATGTCGGGTGTTGCGACGCAGGCGCGGCGCTACGTCGACGCACTGCCGGAAGGCAGCCGCACGCGCATCGCCGATACACGCAAGACCACGCCCGGGCTGCGTGCGCTCGAGCGCTACGCGGTCCGCTGCGGTGGGGCCCACAACCACCGCGAGGACCTGAGCAGCGCGGTGCTCATCAAGGACAACCACATCGCCGCCGCGGGAGGCGTGGCCGCGGCCATCGAGCGCGCCCGCGCGTACGCACCACACACCACGCGCATCGAGTGCGAGGTGGACACCATGGTGCAGCTGCAGGTCGCCCTCGACGCTGGCGCGGACGTGATCATGCTCGACAACTTCGGGGACGACGCGGTGCGCGATGCCATCACGCTGGTCGCAGGTCGCTGCCTGCTCGAGGCCTCCGGGGGCATCACGCTGGCGCGGGTCCACGCGCTGGGCACGCTGGGCGTGGACGTCATCAGCGTGGGCGCGCTCACGCACTCCGCGCCCGCCGTGGATCTCGGGCTCGACTGGAGCGACGCGTGA
- a CDS encoding biotin--[acetyl-CoA-carboxylase] ligase, whose protein sequence is MTTFDAERCREALDTERYGRSLTALSATESTMDDARAAAEQGAPDGHVVVADHQRNGRGSHGRAWSSPAGTDLYFSLVLRPTLTLSDLPPLTLAVGLAVAQTLEALLNGSSGQHRVHIKWPNDVFVDEKKCAGILVETRSIGTAPAAVIVGVGVNVNRLGFEPELASASTSLALALGAAYPREPLLAQLLGALERQVTRFSVSGPAAIAADVDARLLHRGETVRVDDVRGTLTGVSPEGALCVTDERGVPRKLLSGRVVRTSG, encoded by the coding sequence GTGACCACGTTCGACGCGGAGCGCTGCCGCGAGGCGCTCGACACGGAGCGCTATGGGCGCTCCCTGACGGCGCTCTCGGCGACCGAATCGACGATGGACGACGCCCGGGCAGCCGCCGAGCAAGGCGCACCCGATGGGCACGTCGTGGTGGCGGACCACCAGCGCAACGGGCGCGGGAGCCATGGCCGCGCGTGGAGTTCACCCGCCGGGACCGATCTCTACTTCTCGCTCGTGTTGCGCCCCACGCTCACCCTGTCCGACCTACCGCCGCTGACGCTGGCCGTGGGGTTGGCCGTCGCACAGACGCTCGAGGCACTGTTGAACGGCTCGTCCGGTCAGCACCGTGTTCACATCAAGTGGCCCAACGACGTCTTCGTGGACGAGAAGAAGTGCGCGGGCATCCTGGTTGAGACCCGCAGCATCGGGACCGCCCCTGCGGCGGTGATCGTTGGCGTCGGGGTCAACGTGAACCGTCTGGGCTTCGAACCCGAGCTGGCCTCGGCGTCCACGTCCCTTGCCCTCGCGCTGGGCGCGGCCTACCCCCGCGAGCCGCTCTTGGCACAGCTGCTGGGCGCGCTCGAGCGCCAAGTGACCCGGTTCTCGGTGTCCGGGCCAGCGGCGATCGCCGCCGACGTCGACGCGCGCCTCCTGCACCGCGGTGAGACGGTCCGCGTGGACGACGTGCGGGGGACTCTCACCGGCGTCTCGCCCGAAGGAGCCCTGTGCGTTACGGACGAGCGTGGCGTGCCGCGCAAGCTGCTGTCCGGACGTGTGGTGCGGACGTCCGGGTGA
- a CDS encoding CAP domain-containing protein — MPPPAPAVGAELAGATIRPSGDEAAILDAINTLRAAASLGPLLAHEGLMNAARAHSAEMAQAGTLAHVSPTTGTPADRAAAAGVRALRVTQNISRRPTAAAAHEAILASDAHRAQLLDAGATHVGIGLAAGADGVYLTELMARMVPEPELPPPSIADVPQPPVQTPAYAEPEPEPYEPEPEPYEPEPVPQPRAQPVQAQAPVPAQPQSGTSTLPTLRITRAHRGVAGYWLFHQGRWWYFPIPPGTRPGQLIYPDTRVQGAPPGYQGAQPAQAQTQVPARVQPPVTTAPRGYWRLTPQ, encoded by the coding sequence GTGCCACCCCCGGCCCCGGCCGTCGGCGCGGAGCTCGCTGGCGCGACGATTCGCCCGAGCGGCGACGAAGCGGCCATCCTCGACGCCATCAACACACTCCGCGCCGCCGCCTCTCTCGGGCCGCTGCTGGCCCACGAGGGGCTCATGAACGCGGCGCGCGCACACAGCGCAGAGATGGCGCAGGCTGGCACGCTCGCGCACGTCTCGCCCACCACGGGGACGCCGGCCGACCGGGCCGCTGCCGCGGGGGTGCGCGCCCTGCGCGTCACGCAGAACATCTCCCGCCGGCCCACGGCTGCCGCGGCGCACGAGGCCATCTTGGCGAGCGACGCGCACCGTGCTCAGCTGCTCGACGCCGGCGCCACCCACGTCGGCATCGGCTTGGCGGCAGGGGCGGACGGCGTCTACCTGACGGAGCTGATGGCGCGCATGGTTCCCGAGCCCGAGCTGCCCCCGCCCAGCATCGCGGACGTCCCTCAGCCGCCCGTCCAGACGCCAGCCTACGCCGAGCCGGAGCCCGAGCCCTACGAGCCGGAGCCCGAGCCCTACGAGCCGGAGCCCGTGCCACAGCCGCGCGCGCAGCCCGTCCAGGCGCAGGCGCCCGTGCCCGCTCAGCCTCAGAGCGGCACCAGCACCCTGCCCACGCTGCGGATCACGCGCGCACACCGCGGCGTGGCCGGCTATTGGCTCTTCCACCAAGGGCGCTGGTGGTACTTCCCGATCCCGCCCGGCACGCGCCCTGGTCAGCTGATCTATCCCGACACGCGCGTCCAGGGCGCGCCGCCTGGCTACCAAGGCGCACAGCCCGCACAGGCCCAGACGCAGGTTCCCGCGCGCGTCCAGCCCCCAGTCACGACCGCTCCTCGTGGCTACTGGCGCCTCACACCGCAGTGA
- a CDS encoding folate-binding protein YgfZ, with translation MTANPSATTLAAQLALLERAFGAYRPRDAVVRVAGDDRLAWLQGQLTQDVLGLRPGAAVYGLLLQPTGKILADLDVLCRADDLLLVCSVEVVDEVLAQLDRYIMMEDVELTLLQLPLVAAQGPTASDLRASLTAGLGEGRVFEVDRLGAGGLLVLGEDDAALASAVVAAGGDWVSDEAVLLARLRAGRPALGPDFGPTTLPQVAGLAQRAVSFQKGCYRGQEPVVMLEHRGTPPKRLVRLHIEADAAPPAGATLRDESDAPVGAVTSAARAPDGVVYALGMLKRGVDLAAVTQVGDDGARARAQAEGYVT, from the coding sequence ATGACCGCGAACCCCTCGGCAACGACGCTGGCAGCCCAGCTCGCGCTCCTGGAACGCGCCTTTGGCGCCTATCGTCCGCGTGATGCCGTCGTGCGCGTGGCGGGCGACGACCGCCTCGCCTGGTTGCAGGGACAGCTGACTCAGGACGTCCTCGGGCTGCGACCGGGCGCTGCCGTCTACGGGCTGTTGCTCCAGCCCACGGGCAAGATCCTGGCGGACCTCGACGTGCTCTGCCGCGCCGACGACCTGCTGTTGGTGTGCTCCGTCGAGGTCGTGGACGAGGTCCTCGCCCAGCTCGACCGCTACATCATGATGGAGGACGTGGAGCTGACGCTCCTGCAGCTCCCCCTCGTCGCGGCGCAGGGACCCACGGCCAGCGACCTCCGCGCCTCGTTGACAGCGGGGCTGGGAGAGGGGCGCGTCTTCGAGGTGGACCGGCTCGGTGCGGGTGGGTTGCTGGTGCTCGGCGAGGACGACGCAGCGCTCGCGAGCGCGGTGGTTGCAGCGGGGGGCGATTGGGTCTCCGACGAGGCCGTCTTGCTCGCTCGGCTCCGGGCAGGGCGCCCCGCGCTGGGACCGGACTTCGGGCCGACCACACTGCCGCAGGTCGCTGGCCTCGCCCAGCGCGCCGTGTCGTTTCAGAAGGGATGCTATCGCGGTCAAGAGCCGGTGGTGATGTTGGAGCACCGCGGCACCCCGCCCAAGCGGCTCGTGCGCCTGCACATCGAGGCGGATGCCGCTCCTCCAGCCGGAGCCACCCTGCGCGACGAGTCGGACGCGCCGGTCGGAGCCGTGACCAGCGCGGCGCGCGCGCCTGACGGGGTGGTGTACGCCCTCGGGATGCTGAAGCGCGGGGTGGATCTCGCCGCGGTGACTCAGGTCGGGGACGACGGTGCCCGCGCTCGAGCGCAGGCCGAGGGTTATGTCACATGA
- a CDS encoding radical SAM protein, translating to MTAGANGPRYEGRIFRPPSEHDALIVQATIGCSWNHCTYCDMYRDKSFRARPLAEVLLDLDTSGRAFGSRVRKLFLADGDALVLPTETLLPILARARERFPRLERVSCYAMARNVASKSDDELAELRDAGLTRLYIGPESGDDVVLKRIAKGDTFAGHVEAAERAHRAGMELSVIALLGIAMERSREHSRATAALVTAMDPAFFSALTVTVVPGTPLAKLSARGAFAVPSVPDLLGELRDMVALTRPTDALFRTNHASNYLPLGGRLPRDTGRICATIDAALAGRIPLRHERQRGL from the coding sequence ATGACCGCCGGCGCCAACGGTCCCCGCTACGAGGGGCGCATCTTCCGTCCGCCGAGTGAGCACGACGCGTTGATCGTGCAAGCCACCATCGGGTGCTCCTGGAACCACTGCACCTATTGCGACATGTACCGGGACAAGAGCTTCCGAGCGCGTCCGCTCGCGGAGGTGCTGCTGGACCTGGACACGTCCGGGCGCGCGTTCGGCTCGCGCGTGCGCAAGCTGTTCCTCGCGGACGGCGACGCGTTGGTGCTCCCGACCGAGACCTTGCTGCCCATCCTCGCGCGCGCCCGCGAGCGCTTCCCGCGGCTCGAGCGCGTCTCGTGCTACGCCATGGCCCGGAACGTCGCGAGCAAGTCGGACGACGAGCTGGCGGAGCTACGCGACGCCGGGCTGACCCGGCTGTACATCGGGCCCGAGTCGGGCGACGACGTGGTGCTCAAACGCATCGCAAAGGGGGACACCTTCGCAGGCCACGTGGAGGCCGCCGAGCGCGCGCACCGCGCTGGAATGGAGCTGAGCGTGATCGCGTTGCTGGGCATCGCGATGGAGCGCTCGCGGGAGCACAGCCGCGCGACGGCCGCCCTGGTCACCGCGATGGATCCGGCCTTCTTCTCGGCGCTCACGGTCACGGTCGTGCCGGGCACCCCGCTCGCGAAGCTGAGCGCACGTGGGGCGTTCGCGGTCCCATCCGTGCCGGACCTGCTGGGCGAGCTACGCGACATGGTGGCCTTGACGCGACCCACCGACGCGCTCTTCCGCACCAACCACGCCTCGAACTACCTGCCGCTGGGTGGACGCCTACCGCGCGACACCGGGCGCATCTGCGCCACGATCGACGCGGCGCTGGCGGGGCGCATCCCGCTACGTCACGAGCGCCAGCGGGGGCTGTAG
- the erpA gene encoding iron-sulfur cluster insertion protein ErpA — MSDLTLTTKAAEKVREIREAEDLGNQGLRVRVIGGGCSGFSYDLFFEDETTEMDQTFESHGIPIYVDMMSYQYLEGTEIDYVEGLHGAGFKFLNPAAKATCGCGSSFSA, encoded by the coding sequence ATGTCCGACCTCACCCTGACCACCAAAGCCGCCGAAAAGGTTCGTGAAATCCGCGAGGCAGAGGACCTCGGCAACCAAGGGCTGCGCGTCCGCGTCATCGGTGGTGGTTGCAGCGGCTTCTCGTACGACCTCTTCTTCGAGGACGAGACCACGGAGATGGACCAGACCTTCGAGTCGCACGGGATCCCCATCTACGTGGACATGATGAGCTACCAGTATCTCGAGGGGACCGAGATCGACTACGTCGAGGGTCTCCACGGCGCCGGCTTCAAGTTCCTGAATCCTGCCGCCAAGGCCACCTGTGGGTGTGGCTCCAGCTTCAGCGCCTAG
- a CDS encoding sigma-70 family RNA polymerase sigma factor encodes MMMPRDASLDRYIDRVRSLPKLSREEEHEVALLARNGDEQAIHRLVEANLRYVVAIALQYRRYPIRMGDLIAEGSLGLMTAVTKFDPERGTRFVTYAGYWIRAFVLECVVRSTTMVGGGTGALRSKLFFRLRRERARIAATEPNTDRQVELLAEQFDTTPERMRSMLGQLDARELSLDTPVHDEGRETLGAMLQDSAPSADEQMDRSRTDARVSAILERAMAELDPRERYIVEQRMLADNDDEASLASLGRELGVSRERARQLESRAKQKLRKHLEAVTA; translated from the coding sequence ATGATGATGCCGCGTGACGCATCGCTCGACCGATACATCGACCGCGTCAGGTCCCTGCCGAAGCTCTCCCGCGAGGAAGAGCACGAGGTGGCCCTGCTCGCGCGCAACGGTGACGAGCAGGCGATCCACCGGCTCGTGGAGGCGAACCTACGCTACGTTGTGGCCATCGCCCTCCAGTACCGGCGCTACCCGATCCGCATGGGGGACCTCATCGCCGAGGGCTCCCTGGGGCTCATGACCGCGGTCACCAAGTTCGACCCCGAGCGGGGCACGCGCTTCGTGACCTACGCCGGGTACTGGATCCGGGCCTTCGTGCTCGAGTGCGTCGTGCGCTCCACCACCATGGTGGGCGGGGGCACGGGAGCGCTGCGGTCCAAGCTCTTTTTCCGGCTGCGGCGGGAGCGGGCGCGCATCGCCGCGACCGAGCCCAACACGGACCGGCAGGTGGAGCTGCTGGCCGAGCAGTTCGACACGACCCCGGAGCGCATGCGCTCCATGCTGGGTCAGCTGGACGCACGGGAGCTCTCCCTGGACACCCCGGTGCACGACGAGGGTCGCGAGACCCTGGGCGCGATGTTGCAGGACAGCGCGCCGTCTGCGGACGAGCAAATGGACCGGTCGCGCACGGACGCGCGCGTCTCGGCCATCCTCGAGCGCGCCATGGCGGAGCTGGATCCGCGCGAGCGGTACATCGTCGAGCAGCGCATGCTGGCCGACAACGACGACGAGGCCTCCCTGGCGAGCCTCGGGCGTGAGCTGGGCGTGAGCCGTGAGCGCGCCCGCCAGCTCGAGTCGCGAGCGAAGCAGAAGCTCCGCAAGCACCTCGAGGCCGTCACCGCCTGA
- a CDS encoding OmpA family protein produces the protein MGSCAGATAVGRSFLGARAPALLALVSFACAADPAYERRVSAIEATLSEAERLGALQCAPRELALARAHLGFARFERERGHRARAEEHLAVSEPNADAAVYLSPPGRCSEGPPTDASEAPLPDAADLPVEDPEPSRGTPDPPAALDEVDVPDGAVTPDRDADGVPDAEDECPGVPGEAGAACPSGYAGLVVQSERVVLLRQVVLDPSGAPDEATSALLRAVVDALRDRPAMVLEVGAHTSSDGTELENLASSQRRAERVRALLVQLGADPQRVHARGYGEELPIESNGTPEGRAANDRIEMRRMDAGASGF, from the coding sequence ATGGGTTCTTGCGCCGGAGCCACAGCGGTGGGGCGCTCGTTCTTGGGCGCCCGTGCGCCTGCTCTGCTCGCGCTCGTCTCGTTCGCGTGCGCGGCCGACCCCGCCTACGAGCGGCGGGTGAGCGCCATCGAAGCGACGCTCTCCGAGGCGGAGCGTCTCGGGGCGCTGCAGTGCGCTCCCCGAGAGCTGGCCCTGGCGCGTGCCCACCTGGGGTTTGCGCGCTTCGAGCGCGAGCGTGGACACCGCGCGCGAGCCGAAGAGCACCTCGCGGTGTCGGAACCGAACGCAGACGCGGCCGTCTACTTGAGCCCTCCCGGACGGTGTTCGGAAGGTCCTCCCACGGACGCATCCGAGGCGCCCCTGCCGGATGCCGCGGATCTGCCGGTCGAGGACCCCGAACCCTCGCGCGGCACGCCCGACCCACCGGCTGCGCTCGACGAGGTCGACGTCCCCGACGGCGCCGTGACGCCGGATCGGGACGCCGACGGTGTACCCGACGCGGAGGACGAGTGCCCCGGCGTCCCGGGTGAGGCGGGCGCCGCGTGTCCGAGCGGATATGCGGGGCTCGTCGTGCAGTCCGAGCGTGTGGTGCTGTTGCGGCAGGTCGTGCTGGACCCGAGCGGCGCACCAGACGAGGCCACCAGCGCTCTGCTGCGCGCCGTCGTCGATGCGCTGCGGGACCGGCCTGCCATGGTCCTCGAGGTCGGGGCACACACCAGCTCGGACGGCACCGAGCTGGAGAACCTGGCGTCGTCTCAGCGCCGCGCCGAGCGGGTGCGCGCGCTCCTCGTCCAACTGGGGGCCGACCCCCAGCGGGTCCACGCGCGCGGCTACGGGGAAGAGCTCCCGATCGAGTCCAACGGTACGCCGGAGGGGCGGGCCGCGAACGACCGCATCGAGATGCGGCGAATGGACGCTGGTGCGAGTGGCTTCTGA
- a CDS encoding DUF4398 domain-containing protein, with the protein MSRCSAWWARAGVRTVVFGLMLAVSALAGCGPGLYLSALRPAARAIERAQAAGAEEHAPYDYYFALAHLDKAREEAAESAFQDAADHARVAREHAERAEASCRSVEGSP; encoded by the coding sequence GTGAGCCGGTGCTCGGCCTGGTGGGCCCGCGCTGGCGTCCGCACGGTCGTCTTCGGGCTCATGCTCGCAGTCTCGGCGCTCGCCGGCTGCGGCCCGGGTTTGTACCTCTCGGCCTTGCGCCCTGCCGCGCGGGCGATCGAGCGCGCGCAGGCCGCGGGAGCGGAAGAACACGCGCCGTACGACTACTACTTTGCGCTCGCGCACCTCGACAAGGCGCGCGAGGAGGCGGCCGAGTCCGCCTTTCAAGACGCAGCCGACCACGCGCGCGTGGCGCGGGAGCACGCGGAGCGCGCCGAGGCATCGTGCCGCAGCGTGGAGGGCTCGCCGTGA